The proteins below are encoded in one region of Cololabis saira isolate AMF1-May2022 chromosome 11, fColSai1.1, whole genome shotgun sequence:
- the LOC133454736 gene encoding heat shock protein 30-like: MDFYWTVRSLWPEVRPLIYQQKNLQEVMDKLQDRILEETEPFQSSVSLQPGSYQLQKEGESFGLTLDTHGFSPEELSVRQVGRKLTVSGKS; this comes from the coding sequence ATGGACTTCTACTGGACTGTACGCAGTCTGTGGCCAGAGGTCAGACCTCTGATCTATCAACAGAAAAACCTACAGGaggtgatggacaaactgcaaGACAGGATCCTGGAGGAGACTGAGCCTTTCCAGAGCAGCGTGTCCCTGCAACCAGGTTCCTACCAGCTGCAGAAAGAGGGAGAGTCCTTTGGCCTGACGCTGGACACACACGGCTTCTCTCCAGAGGAGCTGTCTGTCAGACAGGTGGGCAGGAAGCTGACAGTCAGTGGGAAGTCATAG